The region TGCCTAATTTTAAAACACACATTCTCTCAGGCATTTTTATTTTCCCTTTCTTTTTTTTCTTATTTAATTGGTTTTACAGTTTTTTCTGTTTTGAAGTAAATTATATTCCCTCGGAAATTATATTCTCTTACTTTTTATTTGTGTTTGGTAGTGATTTCTCAGATGTCGATCATAATAATTCATTCATTAATAAACTTTTTAGATTATTATTAATATTCATCTCTGTCTATTATCTGTTTGAGTTTGATTATCTATACAGGACTTATTTACCTTTTTCATATAATACCTCAAATTTTATTATTATATTGTTCGGAACATTAATAGGATTACTTTTAGGTCTTTTATTTAACACACTAACTAAACATCGAGGATTTTGGCACTCAATATTTACAGGAATTGGTATCTCAATTATAATTTACTTGACAAATATCAACTCAAGAAAACCTATGAAATTATTATATAGTTTAAGCTTTTTATTTGGATTCATCATACATTTTTTACTAGACAAATATTTTCATAATAAGTAATTGAAATCATTTTTTATTCTTTTCATAATTTTCTACGGCTATTGGTTTCTGAAGATACAAAGGTTTTAATTCTTCTACTTTTACTCGCTCACCCCTCATTGCCACTTCAATAACACTTTGATTATCTATTTCTGAAATTAACAGTTCATTTTCTAGTTTATATTTTTCTTTAAAATAAATTGACTCTTTGTTTATTAAAATACAATCCTTTAGAATTTTATCAAAATTATTGAAAAATACCATTTCTGGTCCAAAAATTCTCGTGTTATTCTTATAAATAGCCACATAAGCAGCATTTTCTCTAGCACGTTTTAATACTGCTAATTTTTTATTTAATAGGTCATTTTTATATTTAATTAAAGAGGAATGACATAAAAAATCAGTTGACAAAAAAGTATAAACCTCTTTTTCTGGCTGACTTACTAACAAACCTTGTAAAGTTGCTATTGCCACTCTTATTCCTGTAAATGATCCAGGACCAATATCGACTGCAAATTTTTCTATATCGTTTATTGTTACGTTCGCTTCTTTTAATGTATCTTTTACCGCTTTCGCTAGATAATTCCCGGATTTTTTATCTAGCAAACTTTTTTTATATATATTGTCATTTTTATCTTTTAACAGCACAAACATTTCATCTAAAGAGGTAGATAAAATCAACAAATTAAATTCATTCACGGTTAATGTCTCCCTTTAACTATTCTTTTTTATCAAATACGTTCTTATCCTTTAGGTTTATAGCTGATCTATATGCATCTATAGAAGCAGTATAATCTCCCAATACTTCATAGGCTCTTGCAAGTATTAAAAAATTTTTATAGTTTCCTGGATCTTTAATTACCAGCTTTTCAGCTAAATGTACTGCGTATTTACCCAATTTAATGTTACACAAAAAATTAATTTTATTATAGGTAGGAAATAATTCAAAATATAAAAACACAAACAGAATACCTATTCCTATTCCCGCTACAACATATAAAAAAGTGGAATGTGTGTTGTTTTTATTTTGAGCTTCTTCATTAGATTTTTGTTCTGCTAATGATGAAGATAAAGAAGCTTTTCCCGCTGGATAACTTTGAATCCTCACTACATTATTTTGTAATTTTAATATTTCACCGTTGATCTCATTGTTAAAAGCAAATTTTAACTCTTCAAAGTCTTTTTCAATTGGTACAAGTTCTTGAATATTCTCTAATTTAGAATTCAAGGTTCTTAACAGAGAATAGTACATATTAGATAAAAGAGTTTTCTCAATTTGAAGGTCTTTTAGTTCATTACCTACATCAAAAACTTGAGAAATAAAAGATGATAGTTCTTGCTTTTCTACAAAAAAAACGCTATTGTTAAGCGAAGTAAGCTCCTTTTTTAACGAGAAATATTTGTCAAGCTGTGAATAAATTACTAGAGACTGCTTTAATGCATTATTATCATTTAAAAAAGAAAGAAGACTGTATATACCTAAGTAGTTCTCCTCATTTACTATATATTTAGACTTATTAATAATTTCTTCAAATAAAGCAAAATTATTTTTTGGAACAAAGGTTAATACAAAATGTTTCATGTCTTCATCAAAAAAAATTGGCAATTTAATTGAATTTTCTATAATCTTTTGAACAAATAAATCATATGAGTCAACAATTATAAAATAATTTAAGCCTTCTAATTTGTACAAATACTTATAAGACGGTTCAGAAAAATTACCGGTTGTTAGAATTTCTTCAACAATATCAGGAATTTGTGGAAATATAAAAATAATCTTTTCTGTATCCTCTTTGGGTATACGAAAATCCGTACTTAATACACCTAAGTTAATACAAAAAGACTTAATGTTTTCTGTAATAAGCTCATTCACAAAATAAAAATCTTTATACTTGTTGTATAAATATATTTTTGCAGAGATCAATTCACCAACCTCTGAAATTCGCTCGTCGGAAGGATTGTCTTGTAAATATTCTAAAAATCTTTCCCAAGCTAGCTCTAGTGTGCCCGTGTTTTTTGAAAGATTAATTAAATCATCAATTGAAAGTGCTCCAAATATACTAGAAATTGATAGAAACAAAATTGACAAAGTCAAAATACATTTTTTCACTCTTAATATCTCCTTTTTCTTAGTTAACTAAGTTAATTATACTACATTTATATCCCTCTTAATATACTTGTTTTGGTTTGTGGAGTCCTATAATGTATAATATATATAAAGAAAAAAATAATAAGAAGGGAGAAATTTAATATGGAGGAAAAATGGAAGGTTTTTTGGGACCCAAAGGATCCTCATTATAAAGAAAGGGAAAAGATCGCAAAAAACCTATCTCTTTCTTTGGGAATTTCAGATTTTTTAAGTAAACTTCTAGTATCAAGAAACATTACCAATCCCGAAGAAGCTGATATATTTTTAAACTATCCAGAAAAGCGAACTTATGATCCTTTTCTAATGCAAGACATGTCAAAAGCTGTAGAAATATTAAAAACGATTAAACAAAAAAAAGAGAAAATAGCAATATTTGGCGATTATGATGTTGACGGAGTTACTTCGTGCGCGGTTTTATATCTTGGAATGAAAAAATTAGGCTTTGAGGTAACCTCTTATATCCCATCTAGAATAGATGAAGGATATAGCCTTAATGAAAAGGCAATTTTTGAATTAAAGTCAAAAGGTTACAATAACCTAGTAACCGTAGACTGCGGAACCACATCGTTAAAAGAGATAGACTATGCCAAATCTTTAGGAATGAGGGTAATTGTTACTGATCACCACATCCCTAAAGATGAGCTTCCAAATGCCGACGCAATTTTAAATCCTAAAAGAAATGACTGCAAATATCCTTTTAAAGATTTAGCTGGGGTTGGTGTAACTTTTAAATTGCTTCAAGCACTATTTGAAACTTTTGATAAATCATTAGATCCTTTCGAATATATAGACCTAGTAGCTGTTGGCACTATTGCTGATATAGTATCTATATTATCTGAAAATCGATATTTTGTAATAAGAGGGATTGAAAAGTTAAAAACCAACCCAACCAAGGGGCTTGCATATTTACTAAACGAACTAAAAATAGTTGAATCCGAAATTGATTCAAGAACAATTGCATATAAAGTAGCTCCGAAAATAAATGCAGCAGGCAGAATGGCAAATGCATATGCAGCTTTTAAGTTATTAACTTTAGATGATGAAGAAAAAATCAATAAAGCTGTTTCTGATCTTTTAAAACTCAATTCAAAAAGGCAAAGTACAGAAAGAGAAATATACCTATATGCTTTGAGTTTACTAGATTTACATCCAGAATACAAAGATGATGATGTGTTAGTTCTCAGTGGTGAAAATTGGCATTTAGGAGTCCTTGGTATAGTCGCTTCAAAATTATCAAGTCAACTTAATAAACCTGTTTTAATGATCTCCAAAAGTAAAGATATTTGTAAAGGTTCTGGAAGAAGTCCGCAAGGAATTGACCTAATGGAACTATTACTTAAAGTCAGCGAAGAAAATATTCTTGAAGAATTTGGAGGACATAAGCTAGCTGCAGGTTTCTCCTGCTACTCAAAAAATATAGAAGCTCTTAGAAAATCTGTTAACAAAGTATATAAAGAACTTTATGGAAAAAAAGAAATTTCATACTATCTAGAGATAGATATGGAAATCGACAGTATATTTCCAAACATGTTTGAAGACCTAGAAAAATTGGAACCTTTTGGTTATATGAATCCTGAACCATTATTTCTAATAAAGAATGCTAAAATTGAAAATTTTAAATTTTTCAGTAATGGTTCTCAAAACTTTTCTGGCATTTTGAGAAATGATAACTCATTAATAGTTGACGTTTTAGGGTATGATCTAGGAATTAACTTATTAAATCTGAATTGGAACAAAAGAAAAGATCTTTTGGTAGACGTTGTTGGTACCTTTAGAATAGAAAATTCATATAATCTAAAAAACAGTTATATAAAATTTTATTTACAGGATTTAAGCATTAAAGAAAGTTTCTTCTTTGAAGAATCTTCAGAAAATGATCTTTTAAATCCAATATTAAAAGATGAACTAGATAAGATTTCTCAAATTGAAGTATTAAATGAAAACTTATATTACAATAAGATAGCAATGTTTTTGCCTAGTAAGCTCAAAAATGTCTCTTTAATCAAAAAAATCTTATTAAACCTGGAAAGTAAGAAGAAAGTAATATTAATATCTGGTACAAAAAGTCTTTTAGAACATTCTTATAAAATTATCTCTTCTTATTTGCCAGAAAATATTCTTTTTATAAATAAATATTACTCTATAAATTCAAATGTGCTTTCAAAATATGAAGTATTTTTCTTAACCGTACCTGAATTTCTAAAAAATATTGCATTGTTTGACTCAATTGACTGCCAAATTATAATTGATGAACCCTTTTACACTTTATTTCATCCGGTTATTAGAAAAGTTAGAGATTTCATCGAGTTTAGAGATTATATATTTGCAAAACAAAATGTAAGCATGTTTGGAGCTCTGTATGATGAAAATCTAAAAGAACTATTAAAGAATTATGGATTCAAAATTTTAATGGCTTCTTCTGCAAATAATAATTTTGAAGTTACAAAAGAAAGAGGTAGTATCGTTAGTATTATGAAAGAATATATCGACACTAGAAATAGTCGTGTTATAGTTCTAAATGAACCTAACAGACAAAAATCCCTTATAAAGTTAATGGATAAAAAACTTAACATAAATGATGGTAATGTCAAAGTTTTTAACCACTCTATGAGTTATAGAGAAAAAATGTTAGCAAGAGAAGAGTTTAGAAGAGAATATGCATACTTATATGTAACCTCTTTCTCAAATAATGGACTAGCTTTAGAAACAAAAGGTTATCCTACAACAATTATAATTCTTGATGTGCCAAAAACAGCCTTAGAGTTTTTAGATTTAGTTTCTGGATGGACTAATAAAAATCAAAAGATTTCTATTGTTTTTGGATATGATAAAAAATTTAAGGTTAGACTAATGTATGATTATGCCAAAAAGTACCCGTCTTTTAAAATTCTAAAGAAAACTTATGATTTTATTAAAGCAAACAATCCAGAAATAGATACTGTTGTGAGTACTTTGTTTAAAGGAGAAAATGACCTTGCATTTGTTGTTTTAGGAGTGCTTCAAGAAGCTAATTTAATAAAAATTCATAACGAAGATATAGAAATTACTAATCCGTTTGATTTAAAAAAATTACGTGATACTTCTAATTTTAAAGAAAACATTCTTGATAGTTGGTTGCTTAAAAACTCCATATATTTTTATGAAAATCTTGATACAAGAGAATTCATAGAATTCTTAAAAGGAGATACCACTAAAATAGGAGCTAGAGGTGTATAATTTGAATAAAATTATCACAACAACTATTAATCTGGATACAATTATTATTACGCAAAATTATGATATTATTTATATAAAAAATTTATTAATACAAAATGGGATTTTTTGTAAAATTTTTCCATGTCCTCAAAGTTTATCAGAAAATTGCGAACCAGTAATTGTTGTTTCTTCAAGCAATGAATTATCTATAAAAAAAATATTAACCAAAAATAACATAAGTTATGAATTGATAAAAATGAAAAAAGATATAGTAGGTGAACTTTTAGAAAAATGAGTATATATTGCGTTGATTATGGAAACACCTTATGTGGAATAGCTGTTGCTGATGAAAATCTTAAGATAGCCTTACCAAAAAATACCGTTAAATCAGATTCTTTAATTGATTTTTTACAATCTTTAAATTTGGACGAAAAAAGTGTACTTGTTTTTGGTTTACCTATTTCTTTATCTGGAAGATATTCACATCAAACTTATTTAACTGTTGAAGCGGCTTTGAATATTAAAGAACAACTAGGTTGCCAAATCTACTTTGTAGATGAACGACTAACAACTACGTCATTATTCAATGAACTAAAAGGTGATATATCATTTAAAAAAATTAAAAAAACGAAGGATCAAAACAGTAGTGTTTTGATTTTAAACGTTTTCCTAGAAAATCCTCATGCAGCTATAGAATTAAAAGAAAAATCAACATATAAAATAGAAAATGATTTGTCTAGTTATAACAATATCATAATTTTTGATGTAGCTATTAACAATATACTAGAAAAAGCTAATAAAGATCATTTGATTTTATTCACTCAAGATCCTTGGATCTTTTGGTTTTATTACAGACAAGGACTAAAAAGCACATCTTTAATTTCTGATTTATACGATCAATATGACTTAATAATATCTATTAAAGAAAATGAAAAAAAAATTAGAACTTTATTTCCTTTGTCCAAATTAATGTGCCTGTAGCCTAAAGGACAAAGCGTTGGACTCCGGATCCAAAGATGCGGGTTCGATTCCCGCCAGGCACATAATTAATTTATTTTATTTTTTATTAGTAATCAAAGACAGGAGGTAAATTATGGCAAAGTCTGATTTAGGTATAGATTTAGGAACTGCAACTTTTGTTGTTTACCAGCGAGGCAAAGGAATTATTATTGAAGAACCATCGGTTGTTGCTATAGACAAAAACAAAAAAAATATGATAGCTATAGGAAAAGAAGCAAAAGATATGCTTGGAAAAACTCCCGATCAAATACAAATAATTAGACCTGTACAAGATGGAGTAATTGCTGATCCAAATATAATAGAAGAGGTTTTAAGATATTTCATAAAAAAATCTAACTCTCGTGGTTTCGGCCTTTACAAACCTAGTTTAATTATTGGTATTCCTGCTTTAACTACTGATGTTGAAAGAAGAGCAGTTAAAGAAGCCGCTGCACGGGTTGGAGCATCTAAAGTTTTTCTAATTAGCGAACCCTTAGCAGCTGCAATTGGAAGTGAAATTGATATTGCAGAACCTAACGGACATATGGTTATAGACATTGGCGGAGGTACAACAGATATAGCTGTACTAAGTTTAGGAGGATGTGTAATAAGCGAGACAATTAAAGTAGCAGGGGAAACAATGGATCAAGAGATTGTAAAATACATTAAAAGGCGTTATAAATTTTTTATTGGTGAAGCTACAGCTGAACGGTTAAAAACAGAAATAGGCAAGGCTCATCCAAGCGAAGAAAATTTTGAAACAGAAGTAAAAGGGCAAAACCTGAAAACTGGTTTACCTTCTTCTATAGTCATTAATTCTGAAGATATTTTAAACGCTATAAGACCTGTTCTGAATGAAATTATTAATAAAATCAAAAATATTCTAGAAAAGACTCCTCCAGAATTATCGGCAGATATTATGATGAATGGCTTAATTGTAGTAGGAGGTACTGCAAGGTTAAGAGGTTTAGATAAATTAATAAGTGAGCAAACTGGTATAAAAACACATATTCCAGAAGATCCCCATTTAACTTGTGCTAAAGGTACAGGAATTTTGTTAGAGAACATAGAATTATTAAACAAGGTGCAAGTAAGTTAGTTTATAAAAATGGAGGATAGATATGAGGGGGATTTATGCAGCCACCGCTGGTATGTTAAATTCTTTTGCTGAACTTGATTCTATAGCAAATAATTTAGCAAATGCCGATACTATAGGTTATAAAAAAGATTATAACATTTTTAAAAGTTACTATGAAAAGGAAATAAGGGCTTATCAAAATGAAGATACCCAAGGAAAAACTATAGGCAATATTTATAGTTCTGTAATTTTAGACGAGGTCATACCGAATTTTGAACAAGGCCCTTTATCCGAAACTAATAATTCTTTAGATTTTGCTATAAATGGTCAGGGTTTTTTTAAAATTCAACGAAACGATAATTTTTATTATACCAGAGATGGTGAATTTACAATTAACAATCAAGGTTTTCTTGTAAACAAAAATGGTGATTTTGTTTTAGATGCTCAAAATAATCCCATACTTGTTGATACAGATGATTTCTTTGTACTGAATGATGGAAGTATCTCAGGAACAAATATAAGATTAAATATTGTTAACCTAGATAATATAACTAAATATGGTAATAATTATTTTACTGGAGAAGAAATCGCCCTTACACAAGAAGACTATGAAGTAAAACAAGGCTATTTAGAAGGTTCTAATATTAATGTACTGAATGAAATGATAAAAATGATTGAAGCAAATCGGAAGTTTGATATTCTACAACAAGCTATAAGTTCGACTGATTCATTAAACGCAAAACTCATTGAAATATCTTCATTTTAAGTATTTATAAGATAAATAATCTTGGTCTTCCACAAAAATAAACTGGAGGGAAGAGGATGTTAGTATCTTTATACAGTGCAGCAACTGGAATGAACGCTGAACAACGTAAATTAGATATCATCTCAAACAACTTAGCTAATGTTGATACTACAGGATATAAAAAGCAGAGGGCAGAATTTCAAGACCTTCTATATTCATCTGTTAAAGAATCAGGTACTCCAACTGCACAAGGTTCGATTCTACCAACCGGATTATATGTAGGTCATGGCACGAGGTTATCTTCAACAACAAGGATTTTTACATTAGGAAATATTGAACCTACAGATAATTCGACAGATCTAGCCATAATGGGAGATGGTTTTTTTCAGGTCCAAATGCAAGATGGAAGAATAGCTTATACAAGAGATGGTTCTTTTAAAATTGATGCAAATGGACGACTCACAACTAGTGACGGTCTTATGATAATCCCGAACATCGTAATACCTGAAAATTCCGTAGGCATTAATATCTCTCCTGATGGTATTGTCAGTGTGGTTTTGGGAGATGGAAGCATACAAAATGTTGGAAATTTAACAACTATAAGATTTTTAAATCCATCAGGTTTAAAGCCTATGGGAAATAACCTATATATTGAAACACCTGCATCTGGAAATGCTGTAGAAGGTATCCCCGGACAAGATGGGTTTGGCTCTTTACAACAAGGTTATCTAGAAAAATCTAATGTTGACGTTGTTAAAGAAATGGTCGATATGATTATTGCACAAAGGGCATATGATATCAACTCAAAAACAATAACTACTGCTGATGAAATGTTGAGAACTGTATCTAATATTAAACGATAAACTTAGTTTATGTTCCTGATGAGCCTGTTTCATAATGAAAGGCGGAAATTTGTATGCTAAATCGATTTTTGGTAATTTGTATCTTATCCATATTTTGTTTGATGTCTTCATTCGTATTTTCAACAATAATTTTCCATGTTCCAAAAGAAATAATTTCAGAAGATAGGATCTTTTCTTTGAAAGATATATTTCAAGACCTTGATTATGATAGAACAATTTCTTATATTAGTGGTGATTCAATTACCTATTCAAAAGAAAATTTGTCAAAAATATTATACGGTTTATTATCCAGTTACTACAATAACTTTGAAGTATCATTTGAATCTGACCAAATCAAAATAATATATAACGATAAGCAAACAGCCAATAAAAATAATGTTGATTTACTAGCTCTTCTAGAAAAAGCCATTAATGAATATGACTCTGAACTAATAATACAAAATATAGACCTAAAAAATGCACCTAATACTGCTGTTGAAGCTGAAATAACAAGAATCACACAATCAAATAATAAGTTATTTTTCAGCTTGTACATAACGGATGAAGATAATAAAAAAAAGTATCTTTCCCTCACAGCAGAAGTTGCTAAATTTGAAAAGGCGTTAATATATTCGAAAGATACAAAGCGAGGCACTATTTTAAACGAAAGCATGACAGAAGAAGCAACTATTAATTCATTAATAACAACATACAACCCTATCGATATTCAACTACTACAACAGGGAAAATATGAGTTATCAAAAGATGTAAAAGCTGGAGAAATCTTGGATAGTAGATACTTAAAAAGGATTCCTGACATTAAATCTGGGGATATTTTAACCATAATAGTAGAATATGAAGGCATAAGGATTACAAGTATTGCAAGAGCAATGACTAATGGAAATTATGGTGAAATCATTAACGTTAGAAATACAGAAACTGGACAGATAATATCAGGTAAACTGATAGAAGGCCCTGCAGTTTTGGTTAAAATTGGAGGATGAGAGTAATGATTAATAAGTCTAAATTTCTTTTAATTTTCACATTGATCTCTTTAGCGTTATTGACCACCACATTCGCAGATTCTCTGTGGAATAAAAAAGATGAGGAAGCTAACTCTTTATATACATATAACAATAGTTATAATATTGGTGACATTGTCACTATAGTTGTTTCAGAAAATCCCTCTCTGTCTCTATCAGAAAGCATGCCCGATTACAAAGGCTCGTCTGCTAAAACCATTAACTCCTTTGTAAGTAATATTGGTGGTATAGATTTAAATAAATTTTTACCAATTGGTTCTTCAGATCCTTCCCAGATATCAGTTCAAAATAATCAAGTTACTTCGACTTCAAGTGCGAAGGTACAATTATTTATTTCCTCTATAATCGTTGATAAAAATGAAAATGGTTTATATAAAATAAGGGGAGAAAAAGAAATTAAAATTGGAAAGAATAGAAATACGATTATAATAGAAGGGCTTATTTCCCCTAAAAATATTGCTAAAGATGGAACTGTATTTTCTGAAAGTATTGCTAATGCTAAAATATGGTACGATGGCGATATTGTTTTTCAACAAGACCCAAATGAACCATCTTGGTTATCTTCAATTCTTTCAGGAATAGCAAATTTATTCTTTTAGAGGTGGGATTCTAATGAAAACAAGACTCTCGTATTTTTTAATTTTATTAATCATAATTCCGTCTATATCTTTTTCTGCAGTTAGAATAAAAGATATTTCAAATTTTAGAGGTGCAAGAGATAACCAATTGTTTGGTATTGGATTGGTTACTGGATTAAGTGGTACAGGTGACTCAGGTAATGTAACATCAGAAATGATTAGTAATATGTTGGTTAATTTTAACATCTATCTTGATTCTCAAGTTAAGACTAAAAATAGTGCTGTTGTTATGGTCTTTGCAGATATTCCGCCTTTTTACAAAGAAGGAATGAGGCTCGATGTTACCGTAGCTGCCATAGGAGATTCACAATCACTTGAAAATGGGGTCTTAGTCCAAACGCCTTTGTATGGAGCAGATAATAGGGTTTATGCAGTTGCTCAAGGTAATGTCTTAACAGGAGGAACTAACGTCAGAACAACCTCTAATTTACAGAATAGATACAAGGTCGTAGGCTATATACCTGAAGGAGCCATTATTGAAAAAGAAATACCAGCTAGTATAGTTAAAGATAATACTGTGACCATCCATCTCAAGCAACCTGATGTTACCACTGCATCAAGAGTTTCTAGCGCCATTAATTCAACTTTTTCTTATAAAATTGCTCAAGCAACTGATCCTTCTTCTATTAGAATAGCTGTACCAGACTTTTTTGAAGATGATATCATCTCTTTCCTAGCCTTAATAGAAGAAATTGAAGTTGTTCCTGATGCAAAAGCTAAAATAGTAATTAATGAAAAAACTGGTACTATAGTTTTAGGTGGAAACGTTGAAATAGCCGACTTTACAGAAAGTTATGGTAATTTCAACATAAGCATTGAAAACAATAAAATCAATGGAAAACCTGC is a window of Defluviitoga tunisiensis DNA encoding:
- the ruvX gene encoding Holliday junction resolvase RuvX — protein: MSIYCVDYGNTLCGIAVADENLKIALPKNTVKSDSLIDFLQSLNLDEKSVLVFGLPISLSGRYSHQTYLTVEAALNIKEQLGCQIYFVDERLTTTSLFNELKGDISFKKIKKTKDQNSSVLILNVFLENPHAAIELKEKSTYKIENDLSSYNNIIIFDVAINNILEKANKDHLILFTQDPWIFWFYYRQGLKSTSLISDLYDQYDLIISIKENEKKIRTLFPLSKLMCL
- a CDS encoding putative Se/S carrier-like protein, with the translated sequence MNKIITTTINLDTIIITQNYDIIYIKNLLIQNGIFCKIFPCPQSLSENCEPVIVVSSSNELSIKKILTKNNISYELIKMKKDIVGELLEK
- the mreB gene encoding rod shape-determining protein, whose translation is MAKSDLGIDLGTATFVVYQRGKGIIIEEPSVVAIDKNKKNMIAIGKEAKDMLGKTPDQIQIIRPVQDGVIADPNIIEEVLRYFIKKSNSRGFGLYKPSLIIGIPALTTDVERRAVKEAAARVGASKVFLISEPLAAAIGSEIDIAEPNGHMVIDIGGGTTDIAVLSLGGCVISETIKVAGETMDQEIVKYIKRRYKFFIGEATAERLKTEIGKAHPSEENFETEVKGQNLKTGLPSSIVINSEDILNAIRPVLNEIINKIKNILEKTPPELSADIMMNGLIVVGGTARLRGLDKLISEQTGIKTHIPEDPHLTCAKGTGILLENIELLNKVQVS
- a CDS encoding metal-dependent hydrolase — translated: MPNFKTHILSGIFIFPFFFFLFNWFYSFFCFEVNYIPSEIIFSYFLFVFGSDFSDVDHNNSFINKLFRLLLIFISVYYLFEFDYLYRTYLPFSYNTSNFIIILFGTLIGLLLGLLFNTLTKHRGFWHSIFTGIGISIIIYLTNINSRKPMKLLYSLSFLFGFIIHFLLDKYFHNK
- the recJ gene encoding single-stranded-DNA-specific exonuclease RecJ; protein product: MEEKWKVFWDPKDPHYKEREKIAKNLSLSLGISDFLSKLLVSRNITNPEEADIFLNYPEKRTYDPFLMQDMSKAVEILKTIKQKKEKIAIFGDYDVDGVTSCAVLYLGMKKLGFEVTSYIPSRIDEGYSLNEKAIFELKSKGYNNLVTVDCGTTSLKEIDYAKSLGMRVIVTDHHIPKDELPNADAILNPKRNDCKYPFKDLAGVGVTFKLLQALFETFDKSLDPFEYIDLVAVGTIADIVSILSENRYFVIRGIEKLKTNPTKGLAYLLNELKIVESEIDSRTIAYKVAPKINAAGRMANAYAAFKLLTLDDEEKINKAVSDLLKLNSKRQSTEREIYLYALSLLDLHPEYKDDDVLVLSGENWHLGVLGIVASKLSSQLNKPVLMISKSKDICKGSGRSPQGIDLMELLLKVSEENILEEFGGHKLAAGFSCYSKNIEALRKSVNKVYKELYGKKEISYYLEIDMEIDSIFPNMFEDLEKLEPFGYMNPEPLFLIKNAKIENFKFFSNGSQNFSGILRNDNSLIVDVLGYDLGINLLNLNWNKRKDLLVDVVGTFRIENSYNLKNSYIKFYLQDLSIKESFFFEESSENDLLNPILKDELDKISQIEVLNENLYYNKIAMFLPSKLKNVSLIKKILLNLESKKKVILISGTKSLLEHSYKIISSYLPENILFINKYYSINSNVLSKYEVFFLTVPEFLKNIALFDSIDCQIIIDEPFYTLFHPVIRKVRDFIEFRDYIFAKQNVSMFGALYDENLKELLKNYGFKILMASSANNNFEVTKERGSIVSIMKEYIDTRNSRVIVLNEPNRQKSLIKLMDKKLNINDGNVKVFNHSMSYREKMLAREEFRREYAYLYVTSFSNNGLALETKGYPTTIIILDVPKTALEFLDLVSGWTNKNQKISIVFGYDKKFKVRLMYDYAKKYPSFKILKKTYDFIKANNPEIDTVVSTLFKGENDLAFVVLGVLQEANLIKIHNEDIEITNPFDLKKLRDTSNFKENILDSWLLKNSIYFYENLDTREFIEFLKGDTTKIGARGV
- a CDS encoding flagellar hook-basal body protein — its product is MRGIYAATAGMLNSFAELDSIANNLANADTIGYKKDYNIFKSYYEKEIRAYQNEDTQGKTIGNIYSSVILDEVIPNFEQGPLSETNNSLDFAINGQGFFKIQRNDNFYYTRDGEFTINNQGFLVNKNGDFVLDAQNNPILVDTDDFFVLNDGSISGTNIRLNIVNLDNITKYGNNYFTGEEIALTQEDYEVKQGYLEGSNINVLNEMIKMIEANRKFDILQQAISSTDSLNAKLIEISSF
- the flgG gene encoding flagellar basal-body rod protein FlgG encodes the protein MLVSLYSAATGMNAEQRKLDIISNNLANVDTTGYKKQRAEFQDLLYSSVKESGTPTAQGSILPTGLYVGHGTRLSSTTRIFTLGNIEPTDNSTDLAIMGDGFFQVQMQDGRIAYTRDGSFKIDANGRLTTSDGLMIIPNIVIPENSVGINISPDGIVSVVLGDGSIQNVGNLTTIRFLNPSGLKPMGNNLYIETPASGNAVEGIPGQDGFGSLQQGYLEKSNVDVVKEMVDMIIAQRAYDINSKTITTADEMLRTVSNIKR
- a CDS encoding tetratricopeptide repeat protein, yielding MKKCILTLSILFLSISSIFGALSIDDLINLSKNTGTLELAWERFLEYLQDNPSDERISEVGELISAKIYLYNKYKDFYFVNELITENIKSFCINLGVLSTDFRIPKEDTEKIIFIFPQIPDIVEEILTTGNFSEPSYKYLYKLEGLNYFIIVDSYDLFVQKIIENSIKLPIFFDEDMKHFVLTFVPKNNFALFEEIINKSKYIVNEENYLGIYSLLSFLNDNNALKQSLVIYSQLDKYFSLKKELTSLNNSVFFVEKQELSSFISQVFDVGNELKDLQIEKTLLSNMYYSLLRTLNSKLENIQELVPIEKDFEELKFAFNNEINGEILKLQNNVVRIQSYPAGKASLSSSLAEQKSNEEAQNKNNTHSTFLYVVAGIGIGILFVFLYFELFPTYNKINFLCNIKLGKYAVHLAEKLVIKDPGNYKNFLILARAYEVLGDYTASIDAYRSAINLKDKNVFDKKE
- the tsaB gene encoding tRNA (adenosine(37)-N6)-threonylcarbamoyltransferase complex dimerization subunit type 1 TsaB codes for the protein MNEFNLLILSTSLDEMFVLLKDKNDNIYKKSLLDKKSGNYLAKAVKDTLKEANVTINDIEKFAVDIGPGSFTGIRVAIATLQGLLVSQPEKEVYTFLSTDFLCHSSLIKYKNDLLNKKLAVLKRARENAAYVAIYKNNTRIFGPEMVFFNNFDKILKDCILINKESIYFKEKYKLENELLISEIDNQSVIEVAMRGERVKVEELKPLYLQKPIAVENYEKNKK